The following are from one region of the Klebsiella aerogenes genome:
- the putP gene encoding sodium/proline symporter PutP, with protein MAISTPMLVTFIIYIFGMVLIGFIAWRSTKNFDDYILGGRSLGPFVTALSAGASDMSGWLLMGLPGAIFLSGISESWIAIGLTLGAWINWKLVAGRLRVHTEVNNNALTLPDYFTGRFEDKSRVLRIISALVILLFFTIYCASGIVAGARLFESTFGMSYETALWAGAAATIIYTFVGGFLAVSWTDTVQASLMIFALILTPVMVIISVGGFGDSLEVIKQKSIENIDMLKGLNFVAIISLMGWGLGYFGQPHILARFMAADSHHSIVHARRISMTWMILCLAGTVSVGFFGIAYFNNNPSLAGAVNQNAERVFIELAQILFNPWIAGILLSAILAAVMSTLSCQLLVCSSAITEDLYKAFLRKNAGQKELVWVGRCMVLVVALIAIVLAANPNNRVLGLVSYAWAGFGAAFGPVVLFSVMWSRMTRNGALAGMVIGAVTVIVWKQFGWLGLYEIIPGFIFGSIGIVVFSLLGKAPSAAMQQRFAEADAHYHSAPPVHATAE; from the coding sequence ATGGCTATTAGCACACCCATGTTGGTGACTTTTATTATTTATATTTTTGGCATGGTACTGATAGGTTTTATTGCCTGGCGCTCAACCAAGAACTTTGATGATTATATTCTCGGCGGCCGCAGTCTGGGGCCATTTGTGACGGCGCTTTCTGCCGGCGCGTCTGATATGAGCGGTTGGTTGCTGATGGGGCTGCCGGGCGCGATTTTTCTCTCCGGGATCTCCGAAAGCTGGATCGCTATTGGCCTGACGCTGGGGGCGTGGATCAACTGGAAGCTGGTGGCCGGGCGTCTGCGCGTGCATACCGAAGTGAATAACAACGCGCTGACGTTGCCGGACTATTTTACCGGCCGTTTCGAAGATAAAAGCCGCGTGCTGCGTATTATCTCCGCGCTGGTGATCCTGCTGTTCTTCACTATTTATTGCGCATCCGGCATCGTTGCCGGCGCGCGTCTGTTCGAAAGCACCTTCGGCATGAGCTATGAAACTGCGCTGTGGGCCGGTGCCGCCGCCACGATTATTTATACTTTCGTCGGCGGTTTCCTGGCGGTGAGCTGGACCGACACCGTCCAGGCCAGCCTGATGATCTTCGCGCTGATTCTGACGCCGGTGATGGTGATTATCTCGGTTGGCGGTTTCGGCGATTCACTGGAAGTGATTAAGCAAAAGAGCATTGAAAATATCGATATGCTGAAAGGACTGAATTTTGTCGCGATTATTTCGCTGATGGGTTGGGGTCTTGGCTATTTCGGCCAGCCGCATATTCTGGCGCGCTTTATGGCGGCAGATTCGCACCACAGTATCGTTCACGCTCGCCGTATTAGTATGACCTGGATGATCCTGTGTCTGGCGGGCACGGTATCCGTCGGTTTCTTCGGTATCGCGTATTTCAATAATAATCCGAGCCTGGCGGGCGCGGTAAACCAGAATGCTGAACGCGTATTTATCGAACTGGCGCAAATTCTGTTTAACCCATGGATTGCCGGGATCCTGCTGTCGGCGATTCTGGCGGCGGTCATGTCGACTTTGAGCTGCCAGCTGCTGGTTTGTTCCAGCGCTATTACCGAAGACCTGTACAAGGCCTTTTTGCGTAAAAATGCTGGTCAGAAAGAGCTGGTCTGGGTGGGACGTTGCATGGTGCTGGTGGTCGCATTGATTGCCATTGTGCTGGCGGCGAACCCGAATAACCGCGTTTTAGGTCTGGTGAGCTATGCGTGGGCCGGTTTCGGCGCCGCGTTTGGCCCGGTCGTGCTGTTCTCGGTGATGTGGTCGCGTATGACCCGCAACGGCGCGCTGGCCGGGATGGTGATTGGCGCGGTGACGGTTATCGTCTGGAAACAGTTCGGCTGGCTGGGGCTGTACGAAATTATTCCAGGCTTCATCTTCGGCAGCATCGGGATTGTGGTCTTCAGTCTGCTCGGCAAAGCGCCGTCGGCGGCAATGCAGCAGCGTTTTGCTGAAGCGGATGCCCATTACCATTCAGCGCCGCCGGTTCACGCCACCGCTGAATAA
- a CDS encoding FTR1 family protein, translating to MFVPFLIMLREGLEAALIVSLIASYLKRTQRGNWIGVMWIGVFLAAALCLGLGIVINETTGEFPQREQELFEGIVAVIAVFILTWMVFWMRKVSRNVKQQLEQAVDNALQRGNNHGWALVMMVFFAVAREGLESVFFLLAAFQQDVGIWPPLGAMLGLATAVVLGFLLYWGGIRLNLGVFFKWTSLFILLVAAGLAAGAIRAFHEAGLWNYFQDVAFDLSNVVSTHTLFGTLLEGIFGYQETPTISEVAVYLLYLIPALVLFALPPGNKTTASRAA from the coding sequence ATGTTTGTTCCATTTCTCATCATGTTACGCGAAGGGTTGGAAGCCGCGCTGATCGTTAGCCTGATCGCCAGCTATTTAAAACGAACCCAGCGCGGCAACTGGATCGGCGTAATGTGGATCGGCGTATTCCTCGCCGCGGCGTTGTGCCTTGGACTGGGGATTGTCATCAACGAAACCACCGGCGAATTCCCACAGCGTGAACAGGAGCTGTTTGAAGGCATCGTGGCGGTGATTGCGGTGTTTATCCTCACCTGGATGGTGTTCTGGATGCGCAAAGTGTCGCGCAACGTTAAGCAACAACTGGAGCAGGCGGTGGATAACGCCCTGCAGCGGGGTAATAACCACGGTTGGGCGCTGGTAATGATGGTGTTCTTTGCTGTCGCTCGCGAAGGACTGGAGTCGGTCTTCTTCCTGCTGGCGGCATTCCAGCAGGATGTCGGTATCTGGCCGCCGCTGGGCGCGATGCTGGGTCTGGCGACGGCGGTGGTGTTGGGCTTCCTGCTCTACTGGGGCGGTATTCGCCTGAATCTCGGCGTGTTCTTCAAGTGGACCAGCCTGTTTATCCTGCTGGTGGCGGCTGGTCTGGCCGCTGGGGCGATTCGCGCCTTCCATGAGGCCGGGCTGTGGAACTACTTCCAGGACGTCGCGTTCGATCTCAGCAACGTGGTGTCAACGCATACGCTGTTTGGCACGCTGCTGGAAGGGATATTTGGTTATCAGGAAACGCCAACCATCAGCGAAGTGGCGGTTTACCTGCTCTATTTAATTCCGGCGCTGGTGCTCTTCGCCTTGCCGCCGGGCAATAAAACGACAGCATCGCGGGCCGCTTAA
- the putA gene encoding trifunctional transcriptional regulator/proline dehydrogenase/L-glutamate gamma-semialdehyde dehydrogenase, translated as MGTTTMGVKLDDATRERIKSAASRIDRTPHWLIKQAIFNYLEKLENDETLPELPALLSGAANESDEAGAPADEPYQPFLEFAEQILPQSVSRAAITAAWRRPETDAVPMLLEQARLPQPLGEQAHKLAYQLAEKLRNQKTASGRAGMVQSLLQEFSLSSQEGVALMCLAEALLRIPDKATRDALIRDKISNGNWQSHIGRSPSLFVNAATWGLLFTGKLVSTHNETSLSRSLNRIIGKSGEPLIRKGVDMAMRLMGEQFVTGETIAEALANARKLEEKGFRYSYDMLGEAALTAADAQAYMVSYQQAIHAIGKASNGRGIYEGPGISIKLSALHPRYSRAQYDRVMEELYPRLKSLTLLARQYDIGINIDAEEADRLEISLDLLEKLCFEPELAGWNGIGFVIQAYQKRCPFVIDSLIDMATRSRRRLMIRLVKGAYWDSEIKRAQMEGLEGYPVYTRKVYTDVSYLACAKKLLAVPNLIYPQFATHNAHTLAAIYQLAGQNYYPGQYEFQCLHGMGEPLYEQVVGKVADGKLNRPCRIYAPVGTHETLLAYLVRRLLENGANTSFVNRIADTSLPLDELVADPVSAVEKLAQQEGQAGLPHPKIPLPRDLYGDGRSNSAGLDLANEHRLASLSSSLLNSALHKWQALPMLEQPVAEGEMQSVVNPAEPRDIVGYVRETSDAEVQQALTSAINNAPIWFATPPQERAAILERAAVLMESQMPTLMGILVREAGKTFSNAIAEVREAVDFLHYYAGQVRDDFDNETHRPLGPVVCISPWNFPLAIFTGQIAAALAAGNSVLAKPAEQTPLIAAQGVAILLEAGVPPGVIQLLPGRGETVGAALTADERVRGVMFTGSTEVATLLQRNIANRLDAQGRPTPLIAETGGMNAMIVDSSALTEQVVIDVLASAFDSAGQRCSALRVLCLQEEVAEHTLTMLRGAMGECRMGNPGRLTTDIGPVIDAEAKENIERHIQALRAKGRNVFQAVRENSEDAREWSHGTFVPPTLIELDSFDELKKEVFGPVLHVVRYNRNELDKLVEQINASGYGLTLGVHTRIDETIAQVTGSAKVGNLYVNRNMVGAVVGVQPFGGEGLSGTGPKAGGPLYLYRLLSSRPQGAVGVTLARQDAERPLDAQLKTLLEKPLQALQQWAAGRPELQALCQQYSEQAQSGTQRLLPGPTGERNTLTLMPRDRVLCVADNEQDVLTQLAAVMAVGCEVLWPDSALQRDLAKKLPRDVSDRIRFAKADQLISQAFDAVIYHGDSDQLRELCELVAARDGAIVSVQGFARGETNLLLERLYIERSLSVNTAAAGGNASLMTIG; from the coding sequence ATGGGCACCACTACCATGGGTGTAAAACTTGACGATGCGACGCGCGAGCGTATCAAGTCCGCCGCGAGCCGTATTGACCGCACGCCGCACTGGCTGATTAAACAGGCCATCTTCAATTATCTGGAAAAGCTGGAAAACGACGAGACGCTGCCTGAACTGCCGGCGCTGCTTTCCGGCGCCGCCAACGAAAGCGATGAAGCGGGCGCCCCGGCCGACGAGCCGTACCAACCGTTCCTCGAATTCGCCGAGCAGATCCTGCCGCAGTCGGTCAGCCGCGCGGCGATCACCGCGGCCTGGCGTCGCCCGGAAACCGATGCGGTGCCGATGTTGCTCGAACAGGCCCGGCTGCCGCAACCGTTAGGCGAACAGGCGCACAAGCTGGCCTACCAACTGGCGGAAAAACTGCGCAACCAGAAGACCGCCAGCGGTCGCGCCGGGATGGTACAGAGCCTGTTGCAGGAGTTCTCACTGTCGTCGCAGGAAGGCGTGGCGCTGATGTGCCTGGCCGAAGCGCTGCTGCGTATTCCGGATAAAGCCACCCGCGATGCCCTTATCCGCGACAAGATCAGCAACGGCAACTGGCAGTCGCATATTGGCCGTAGTCCATCGCTGTTCGTCAACGCCGCCACCTGGGGTCTGCTATTTACCGGTAAGCTGGTATCAACGCATAACGAAACCAGCCTCTCCCGCTCCCTGAACCGCATTATCGGCAAGAGCGGCGAGCCGCTGATCCGCAAAGGCGTCGATATGGCGATGCGCCTGATGGGCGAGCAGTTCGTCACCGGCGAAACCATTGCCGAAGCGTTGGCTAACGCCCGCAAGCTGGAAGAGAAAGGCTTCCGTTACTCCTACGATATGCTCGGCGAAGCCGCGCTGACCGCTGCCGACGCGCAGGCCTATATGGTCTCTTATCAGCAGGCGATCCACGCCATCGGCAAAGCCTCCAACGGCCGCGGTATTTATGAAGGCCCGGGCATCTCGATTAAGCTCTCCGCCCTGCACCCGCGCTACAGCCGCGCGCAGTACGATCGGGTCATGGAAGAACTCTATCCGCGCCTGAAATCGCTGACGCTGCTGGCGCGCCAGTACGACATCGGCATTAACATCGACGCCGAAGAAGCCGACCGCCTGGAGATCTCCCTCGATCTGCTGGAAAAACTGTGCTTCGAGCCGGAACTCGCGGGCTGGAACGGTATCGGCTTTGTGATTCAGGCCTACCAGAAACGTTGCCCGTTCGTCATTGACTCTCTGATCGACATGGCGACCCGCAGCCGTCGTCGCCTGATGATCCGCCTGGTAAAAGGCGCCTATTGGGATAGCGAAATTAAACGCGCGCAGATGGAAGGCCTGGAAGGCTACCCGGTTTATACCCGCAAGGTCTACACCGACGTTTCCTATCTCGCCTGCGCCAAAAAACTGCTGGCGGTGCCAAATCTGATTTATCCGCAGTTCGCGACTCACAATGCCCACACGCTGGCCGCTATCTACCAGTTGGCGGGACAGAACTACTATCCAGGCCAGTACGAGTTCCAGTGCCTGCACGGTATGGGCGAACCGCTGTATGAGCAGGTAGTGGGCAAAGTCGCCGACGGCAAACTGAACCGTCCGTGCCGTATTTACGCCCCGGTCGGCACCCATGAAACGCTGCTGGCGTATCTGGTGCGTCGTCTGCTGGAAAACGGCGCCAACACCTCCTTCGTTAACCGTATCGCCGATACCAGCCTGCCGCTGGACGAGCTGGTCGCCGACCCGGTCAGCGCGGTAGAAAAACTGGCGCAGCAGGAAGGTCAGGCCGGTCTACCGCATCCGAAAATTCCGCTGCCGCGCGATCTGTACGGCGACGGCCGCAGCAACTCCGCCGGTCTGGATCTGGCCAACGAACACCGCCTGGCTTCCCTCTCCTCTTCACTGCTCAACAGTGCGCTGCACAAATGGCAGGCGCTGCCGATGCTGGAACAACCGGTCGCCGAAGGCGAAATGCAGTCAGTGGTCAACCCGGCTGAACCAAGAGATATCGTCGGCTACGTGCGCGAAACCAGCGATGCCGAAGTCCAGCAGGCGCTGACCAGCGCGATCAACAACGCGCCAATCTGGTTCGCTACTCCGCCGCAGGAGCGCGCCGCTATCCTGGAACGCGCCGCCGTGCTGATGGAAAGCCAGATGCCGACGCTGATGGGCATTCTGGTCCGCGAAGCGGGTAAAACCTTCAGTAACGCCATCGCCGAAGTGCGTGAAGCGGTCGATTTCCTGCACTACTATGCAGGCCAGGTGCGCGACGATTTCGATAATGAAACTCACCGCCCGCTGGGCCCGGTCGTGTGTATCAGCCCGTGGAACTTCCCGCTGGCGATCTTCACCGGCCAAATCGCCGCCGCGCTGGCGGCGGGCAACAGCGTGCTGGCTAAACCCGCCGAGCAGACGCCGCTTATCGCCGCGCAAGGCGTTGCTATTCTGCTGGAAGCCGGCGTACCGCCGGGCGTGATTCAGCTGCTGCCGGGGCGTGGAGAAACCGTCGGCGCCGCGCTGACCGCTGATGAACGCGTGCGCGGAGTGATGTTCACCGGTTCCACCGAAGTGGCCACGCTGCTGCAACGCAATATCGCCAACCGCCTTGATGCGCAAGGTCGTCCGACGCCGCTCATCGCCGAAACCGGCGGTATGAACGCCATGATCGTCGATTCGTCGGCGCTGACGGAACAAGTGGTGATCGACGTGCTGGCCTCCGCTTTCGATAGCGCCGGTCAACGCTGCTCCGCCCTGCGCGTACTCTGCCTGCAGGAAGAGGTCGCCGAACATACGCTGACCATGCTGCGCGGCGCGATGGGCGAATGCCGGATGGGCAACCCAGGCCGCCTGACCACCGACATCGGCCCGGTTATCGACGCGGAAGCGAAAGAGAATATCGAACGCCATATTCAGGCGCTGCGCGCTAAAGGCCGCAACGTCTTCCAGGCGGTGCGCGAAAATAGCGAAGATGCGCGCGAATGGAGCCATGGCACCTTCGTGCCGCCGACGCTTATTGAACTCGATAGCTTCGACGAACTGAAAAAAGAGGTCTTCGGCCCGGTTCTGCACGTGGTGCGCTACAACCGTAACGAGCTGGATAAGCTGGTCGAACAGATCAACGCTTCCGGCTATGGCCTGACTCTTGGCGTGCATACCCGCATCGACGAGACCATCGCTCAGGTTACCGGCAGCGCGAAGGTCGGCAACTTGTACGTTAACCGTAATATGGTCGGCGCCGTGGTCGGCGTGCAGCCGTTCGGCGGTGAAGGACTCTCGGGCACCGGCCCGAAAGCCGGCGGCCCGCTGTACCTGTACCGTCTGCTCTCCAGCCGTCCACAAGGCGCCGTCGGCGTCACCCTCGCCCGCCAGGATGCGGAACGTCCGCTGGATGCCCAGCTGAAAACGCTGCTGGAAAAACCGCTGCAGGCGTTGCAGCAGTGGGCGGCAGGCCGTCCGGAACTGCAGGCGCTGTGCCAGCAGTATAGCGAGCAGGCGCAGAGCGGCACCCAACGCCTGCTGCCAGGACCAACCGGCGAGCGCAACACCCTAACGCTGATGCCGCGCGACCGCGTGTTGTGCGTGGCAGATAATGAGCAGGATGTGCTGACCCAGTTGGCGGCGGTGATGGCGGTCGGTTGTGAAGTGCTGTGGCCGGATAGCGCCCTGCAGCGCGATCTGGCGAAGAAACTGCCGCGCGACGTGAGCGATCGCATTCGTTTCGCGAAAGCGGATCAGTTAATCAGTCAGGCCTTCGACGCGGTTATCTACCACGGTGACTCCGATCAGCTACGTGAACTTTGCGAGCTGGTTGCAGCGCGCGACGGCGCGATTGTTTCGGTACAGGGCTTCGCCCGCGGCGAAACCAATCTGCTGCTGGAACGTCTGTATATCGAGCGCTCGCTGAGCGTCAATACCGCAGCGGCGGGCGGCAACGCCAGCCTGATGACCATCGGATAA
- the efeB gene encoding iron uptake transporter deferrochelatase/peroxidase subunit, translated as MTQQKPHDVNEPSRRRLLKGIGALGGALAITGGCPVAHAANAKSSPGTLPPDARQETQPFYGLHQAGILTPQQASMMLVAFDVLAADKGDLERLFRLLTQRIAFLSKGGQAPDTPNPRLPPMDSGILGPWIAPDNLTMTVSVGHSLFDERFGLADKAPKKLQPMTRFPNDSLDAALCHGDLLLQICANTQDTVIHALRDIIKHTPDLLSVRWKREGFISDSAARSKGKETPINLLGFKDGTANPASHDNALMNKVVWVTADQGEPAWAIGGSYQAARIIQFHVEFWDRTPLKEQQTIFGRDKHSGAPLGMKNEHDTPDYSRDPNGEVIALDSHIRLANPRTPETQSSLMIRRGYSYSLGVTNSGQLDMGLLFVCYQHDLQKGFLTVQKRLNGEALEEYVKPIGGGYFFVLPGAINDQHYLGQSLLQA; from the coding sequence ATGACACAGCAGAAACCACACGACGTGAACGAGCCGTCACGTCGTCGCTTACTGAAAGGGATCGGCGCGCTGGGCGGCGCGCTGGCGATAACCGGCGGTTGCCCGGTGGCGCATGCGGCGAACGCGAAAAGCTCGCCGGGAACCCTGCCGCCGGATGCTCGTCAGGAAACGCAGCCATTTTATGGCCTGCATCAGGCAGGTATCCTGACGCCGCAGCAGGCGTCAATGATGCTGGTTGCCTTCGATGTCCTTGCGGCGGATAAAGGCGATCTCGAACGCCTGTTCCGGCTGTTAACGCAACGCATTGCTTTCCTGAGCAAAGGCGGCCAGGCGCCGGATACGCCGAACCCACGCTTGCCGCCCATGGATTCGGGGATCTTAGGTCCGTGGATCGCACCAGATAACCTGACAATGACCGTTTCGGTTGGCCATTCGCTGTTCGACGAGCGTTTTGGCCTGGCGGATAAAGCGCCGAAAAAACTGCAGCCAATGACCCGTTTCCCCAACGATTCGCTGGATGCCGCGCTGTGCCATGGCGATCTGCTACTGCAAATTTGCGCCAATACCCAGGATACGGTGATTCACGCGCTGCGCGATATCATTAAACACACGCCGGACCTGCTGAGCGTGCGCTGGAAACGAGAAGGGTTTATCTCGGATAGCGCCGCGCGTAGCAAAGGCAAAGAGACGCCAATCAACTTGTTGGGCTTTAAAGACGGCACCGCAAACCCGGCAAGCCACGATAACGCGCTGATGAATAAGGTAGTGTGGGTCACGGCCGATCAGGGCGAACCGGCCTGGGCTATCGGCGGCAGCTATCAGGCGGCGCGTATCATTCAGTTCCATGTCGAATTTTGGGATCGTACGCCACTGAAAGAGCAGCAGACGATCTTTGGCCGCGATAAGCACTCCGGCGCGCCGCTGGGGATGAAAAATGAACATGATACGCCGGATTACAGCCGCGATCCGAACGGCGAGGTGATTGCTCTCGATAGCCATATTCGCCTGGCAAACCCACGAACGCCGGAAACGCAGTCCAGTCTGATGATACGCCGCGGCTACAGCTATTCATTGGGGGTGACCAACTCCGGACAACTGGATATGGGTCTGTTGTTCGTTTGCTATCAGCACGATCTGCAAAAGGGTTTCCTGACGGTGCAAAAGCGGCTCAACGGTGAGGCGCTGGAGGAATACGTCAAACCGATTGGCGGCGGTTATTTCTTTGTATTACCGGGTGCTATCAACGATCAGCACTACCTTGGACAATCGTTGCTACAAGCCTGA
- a CDS encoding AI-2E family transporter — translation MIENNELVNIEKRIVTRFLDMFIKFGLILALASFCFTVFSPFLNMMLWALILAVTLYPLQQHIARRIGGRQGLASTVLVLCGLLVIVIPTIFMVTSLGESAGSLIDKVSGSNLALPPPSANIASIPLVGGKLYAFWLKASADLPAMLSSYHTQIGEAAKLVLGVLASMGGGLLGFVFSFIIAGAIMSWGAAGANSAKRIAIRITDENKGTALTRLCTGTIRAVAQGVIGVALIQALLAGIIIALAGIPAAGIFFVLALVLGIAQIPVILVTAPAIAIMWMTGDHGTAINIMFTVLLIVAGMVDNVLKPLMLGRGVDAPMPIVLLGALGGMATDGILGMFIGATLLSIGYLIFMNWVNEGAAK, via the coding sequence ATGATAGAAAATAATGAGTTAGTTAACATCGAGAAACGCATCGTCACCCGTTTTCTGGATATGTTTATTAAGTTTGGTTTAATACTGGCGCTGGCTTCATTCTGCTTTACCGTCTTTTCACCATTCTTAAACATGATGCTGTGGGCGTTGATCCTGGCCGTCACCCTATATCCATTACAGCAACACATCGCCCGACGCATTGGCGGGCGCCAGGGGCTGGCCTCCACCGTGCTGGTATTATGCGGCCTGCTGGTTATCGTCATCCCCACCATTTTCATGGTGACGTCGTTGGGTGAAAGCGCAGGTAGTCTGATTGATAAGGTCAGCGGCAGTAACCTGGCGCTACCGCCGCCTTCGGCCAATATCGCCTCCATTCCGCTCGTCGGCGGCAAGTTGTATGCCTTCTGGTTGAAAGCCTCGGCGGACCTCCCTGCGATGTTGAGCAGCTATCACACGCAAATTGGCGAGGCGGCGAAGCTGGTGCTCGGCGTGTTGGCCAGCATGGGCGGCGGATTGTTAGGCTTTGTATTCTCCTTTATTATCGCCGGCGCCATTATGAGCTGGGGCGCGGCGGGCGCTAACAGCGCCAAACGCATCGCCATCCGTATTACCGATGAGAACAAAGGCACTGCCCTGACCCGGCTGTGCACCGGCACCATTCGCGCCGTGGCGCAGGGCGTTATCGGCGTTGCGCTGATTCAGGCATTACTGGCGGGGATTATTATCGCGCTGGCGGGGATCCCGGCGGCCGGTATTTTCTTCGTCCTGGCGCTGGTGCTGGGGATCGCGCAAATCCCGGTGATTCTGGTCACCGCCCCGGCCATCGCCATTATGTGGATGACCGGCGATCACGGCACCGCCATCAATATTATGTTTACCGTACTGCTGATTGTCGCGGGCATGGTTGATAACGTCCTCAAGCCATTGATGTTGGGGCGTGGCGTTGATGCGCCAATGCCGATCGTCCTGCTTGGCGCGCTAGGCGGCATGGCGACCGACGGTATTCTCGGTATGTTTATTGGCGCGACCCTGCTTTCGATCGGCTATCTGATCTTCATGAACTGGGTTAACGAAGGCGCCGCAAAATAA
- a CDS encoding iron uptake system protein EfeO: MMIHFRRNALQLAVAALFSSAFYAQAADIPQVKVTVNDKQCEPMNVTVKAGKTQFIIQNHSQKALEWEILKGVMVVEERENIAPGFTQKLTANLQPGEYDMTCGLLTNPKGKLIVTGEAAKDAAKADAVLGLGEAITAYKAYVTAETAQLVTGTKAFTDAVKAGDIEKAKGLYASTRQHYERIEPIAELFSDLDGSIDAREDDFEKKAEDPKFTGFHRLEKALFGDNSVKGMEKYADQLNSDVLELQKRISELAFPPSKVVGGAAGLIEEVAASKISGEEDRYSHTDLWDFQANIDGAQKIVDLLRPQLQKENSALLAKIDANFKKVDAILSKYRTKDGFETYDKLTTADRNALKGPITTLAEDLAQLRGILGLD, encoded by the coding sequence ATGATGATTCATTTTCGCCGTAATGCGCTGCAGTTAGCCGTCGCTGCGCTATTCAGTTCTGCTTTTTACGCTCAGGCTGCCGATATTCCGCAGGTAAAAGTCACCGTCAATGACAAGCAGTGCGAACCGATGAACGTGACTGTCAAAGCGGGCAAAACCCAGTTCATCATTCAGAACCACAGCCAGAAAGCGCTGGAGTGGGAGATCCTCAAAGGGGTGATGGTGGTGGAAGAGCGCGAAAACATCGCGCCAGGGTTTACGCAAAAACTCACGGCCAATCTGCAGCCAGGTGAGTACGACATGACCTGCGGCTTGCTGACCAATCCAAAAGGTAAACTGATTGTGACCGGCGAAGCGGCTAAAGACGCCGCGAAAGCTGACGCGGTGCTGGGGCTTGGTGAAGCGATTACCGCCTACAAAGCTTATGTCACGGCGGAAACTGCCCAGCTGGTGACCGGCACCAAAGCCTTTACCGACGCGGTGAAAGCCGGCGATATTGAGAAAGCGAAAGGGCTGTACGCCTCGACGCGCCAACACTATGAGCGTATCGAACCGATTGCCGAACTGTTCTCCGATCTCGACGGCAGCATTGATGCTCGTGAAGATGATTTCGAGAAAAAAGCCGAAGATCCGAAATTCACCGGCTTCCACCGTCTGGAAAAAGCGCTGTTTGGCGACAATAGCGTCAAGGGCATGGAAAAATATGCCGACCAGTTGAATAGCGATGTGCTGGAACTGCAAAAACGGATCAGCGAATTGGCCTTCCCGCCATCGAAAGTCGTGGGCGGCGCGGCAGGGCTGATTGAAGAAGTGGCAGCCAGCAAAATCAGCGGTGAGGAAGATCGTTACAGCCACACCGATCTGTGGGACTTCCAGGCGAACATCGATGGCGCGCAGAAAATTGTCGATCTGCTGCGTCCACAGCTGCAAAAAGAGAACAGCGCGTTGTTGGCGAAAATTGATGCTAACTTCAAGAAAGTTGACGCTATCCTCAGCAAATACCGTACGAAAGACGGTTTCGAGACCTACGACAAACTGACCACCGCTGACCGCAATGCGCTGAAAGGGCCGATCACTACCCTGGCGGAAGATCTGGCCCAGCTGCGCGGGATTCTGGGTCTGGATTAA
- the rutR gene encoding HTH-type transcriptional regulator RutR, which produces MAQGAAKKTGKRSQAVSAKKEAILAAALETFSRFGIHGTRLEQVAELASVSKTNLLYYYPSKEALYVAVLQRILAIWLAPLRAFREDISPLVAIREYIRLKLEVSRDYPQASKLFCLEMLQGAPLLMAELTGDLKALIDEKSAIISAWVDGGKLAAVDPQHLIFMIWATTQHYADFATQVEAVTGATLQDEQFFQQTVDNVQRMIIEGIRVR; this is translated from the coding sequence ATGGCACAGGGCGCCGCGAAAAAAACCGGCAAGCGTTCACAGGCAGTGAGCGCGAAAAAAGAGGCTATTCTGGCCGCCGCGCTGGAGACCTTCTCGCGCTTTGGCATTCACGGCACGCGTCTGGAGCAGGTCGCTGAATTAGCCAGCGTGTCGAAGACCAATCTGCTGTATTACTACCCGTCAAAAGAAGCGCTCTATGTTGCCGTGCTGCAGCGGATCCTCGCTATCTGGCTGGCGCCGCTGCGGGCGTTTCGCGAAGATATCAGCCCACTGGTGGCGATCCGCGAGTACATTCGTCTGAAGCTTGAGGTGTCGCGCGATTATCCGCAGGCCTCAAAATTGTTTTGCCTGGAGATGCTGCAAGGGGCGCCGCTGCTGATGGCCGAACTCACCGGCGATTTGAAAGCTTTGATCGATGAAAAGTCGGCCATTATTTCTGCCTGGGTTGACGGCGGAAAACTGGCGGCGGTTGACCCGCAGCATCTGATTTTTATGATTTGGGCGACCACTCAGCATTACGCCGATTTCGCCACCCAGGTGGAGGCGGTGACCGGCGCAACGCTGCAGGATGAGCAGTTTTTTCAGCAGACGGTGGACAATGTCCAGCGGATGATTATCGAAGGGATCCGCGTGCGTTAA
- a CDS encoding lysozyme inhibitor LprI family protein produces MKRTLLAVAALLASGAALADDCSNANTQTEMNQCAAAQYQAADKKLNETWEQALKRASGKQQELLKKAQLAWISLRDADCAFLASGAEGGSMQPMLISQCMTDKSVEREAFLASLLQCEDGDQNCPLPPAN; encoded by the coding sequence ATGAAACGCACTTTACTTGCCGTGGCCGCCCTACTGGCCAGCGGTGCAGCGCTGGCGGACGACTGCAGCAACGCCAACACCCAAACTGAGATGAACCAGTGTGCCGCTGCGCAATATCAGGCGGCGGATAAAAAGCTGAATGAGACCTGGGAGCAGGCGCTGAAGCGCGCCTCCGGTAAACAGCAGGAGCTGCTGAAGAAAGCGCAGCTGGCGTGGATTTCACTGCGTGACGCCGATTGCGCGTTTCTCGCCTCCGGCGCGGAAGGCGGCAGCATGCAACCGATGCTGATAAGCCAGTGCATGACCGATAAGAGCGTCGAACGCGAAGCCTTCCTCGCCTCGCTGCTGCAGTGCGAAGACGGCGATCAGAACTGTCCGCTGCCGCCGGCCAATTAA